One genomic window of Nakamurella panacisegetis includes the following:
- a CDS encoding helix-turn-helix domain-containing protein has product MLLRDALGETLRDARTSQNRTLRDVSTAANVSLGYLSEVERGRKEASSELLASICDALDLQMSDVLDTVSRNLRTDSRIAAAKNRVIANSSKPGLGGGGDHRSVDTNLRIVLPYGAGRAEASVA; this is encoded by the coding sequence ATGTTGCTTCGCGATGCTTTGGGGGAGACCCTGCGTGATGCGAGAACCAGTCAGAACCGGACCCTGAGGGACGTGTCCACAGCGGCGAATGTGTCGTTGGGTTACCTCTCCGAGGTCGAGCGTGGACGTAAAGAGGCCTCCAGCGAGCTGCTGGCCTCGATCTGCGACGCGTTGGATCTGCAGATGTCAGACGTACTGGACACCGTCAGCCGCAACCTGCGGACGGACTCGCGCATCGCGGCGGCGAAGAACCGTGTGATCGCGAACTCCTCGAAGCCCGGCCTGGGCGGCGGCGGCGATCACCGGTCGGTCGACACGAATCTGCGGATCGTGCTGCCCTACGGAGCCGGCCGCGCCGAGGCGTCCGTCGCCTGA
- a CDS encoding CinA family protein: MDSPLGSLVGWPGDQLTTLVRRLAAQGLTVACAESLTGGLLCAVLTEIPGVSAVLRGGLVVYATDLKGSLAGVDPDLLATRGPVDPEVAAQLADGARRACGATIGIGLTGVAGPDPQNGVPVGTWHVALAGPGGTAQRSGHPSGGRPTRGAVRVAAVRAALDLLAELTSAPGATAAP, translated from the coding sequence GTGGACAGCCCGCTCGGCTCGTTGGTCGGATGGCCGGGGGACCAGCTGACCACCCTGGTGCGGCGGCTCGCTGCCCAAGGCCTGACGGTCGCGTGCGCTGAGTCGTTGACCGGTGGTCTGCTGTGCGCGGTGCTGACCGAGATCCCCGGCGTCTCCGCCGTGCTCCGCGGCGGTCTGGTGGTGTACGCGACCGATCTGAAGGGCAGCCTGGCCGGAGTCGATCCGGACCTGCTGGCCACCCGCGGACCGGTCGACCCGGAGGTGGCGGCCCAGTTGGCCGACGGCGCCCGGCGGGCGTGCGGTGCCACGATCGGGATTGGCCTGACCGGGGTGGCCGGACCTGACCCGCAGAACGGCGTTCCGGTGGGCACCTGGCACGTCGCCCTGGCCGGCCCGGGCGGCACCGCGCAGCGGTCCGGCCACCCGTCGGGCGGACGGCCGACGCGCGGAGCCGTCCGGGTGGCCGCTGTGCGTGCCGCTCTGGATCTGCTGGCGGAACTCACCTCGGCGCCCGGCGCGACGGCAGCGCCCTGA